A single region of the Geobacillus subterraneus genome encodes:
- a CDS encoding TetR/AcrR family transcriptional regulator: MSDKKQQIIDAATQSFSLFGYKATTMDQVAKMANVGKGTIYTFFKSKEELLDHIVSSVISEIKHEADAAMDDRLPFSENVQRALQRIFTFRQEHELTIKLLQEMRDIGTAAVQDVMKRLDREMIAYIREKIEEAMAKGDIRSCDPELTAFFMFKMYIALSIEWEKDHEPLSQQTIAELFDLYLLKGLSP; the protein is encoded by the coding sequence ATGTCGGATAAAAAACAACAAATTATTGATGCCGCCACTCAATCATTTTCGCTGTTCGGCTACAAAGCAACGACAATGGATCAAGTAGCGAAGATGGCTAATGTCGGCAAAGGAACGATTTATACATTTTTCAAAAGCAAAGAAGAGCTGCTTGACCATATCGTTTCCTCTGTTATATCCGAAATTAAGCATGAAGCGGATGCGGCTATGGATGATCGTTTGCCGTTCAGCGAAAACGTCCAACGCGCCTTGCAGCGTATTTTTACATTCCGTCAAGAACATGAATTAACCATCAAACTTTTGCAAGAAATGCGGGATATTGGCACCGCAGCTGTACAAGATGTGATGAAACGCCTTGATCGCGAAATGATTGCCTATATTCGCGAAAAAATTGAAGAAGCGATGGCAAAAGGGGACATTCGCTCTTGCGATCCAGAGTTAACGGCATTTTTCATGTTTAAAATGTACATCGCATTAAGCATTGAATGGGAAAAAGATCACGAACCATTGTCTCAACAAACCATTGCCGAACTGTTTGATCTGTATTTGCTGAAAGGATTGTCTCCATGA
- a CDS encoding YhgE/Pip domain-containing protein: MHAFQLWLKEWKAILSNRKVLIPVIAVLFIPLLYSGMFLWAFWDPYDHLDELPVAVVNQDKGAVLNGKEIHLGEDLVEKLKENKQFDWHFVTEHEGEKGLKEQKYYMLIQIPDDFSRNATTLQDDHPKKLQLIYKPNEGFNFLSAQIGETAVEKIKNEVANAITETYAESMFDTIQTVADGLTNASDGAAQLHDGLSQAQDGTNRLYDGMKKAQDGTETLYHHLATLAEKSVSFTDGLHQAASGSLQVQTGSEALYNGMKQMTAGQEKLLSGAKQAQQGAANLASGTRRVYEGMQALDARTPQLLQGSEQLSDGAAKLTASLAQWQEGAEQVHTGAAQITSGLKQLGAQLDVLIKTTPQAQQRAVYEQLKEQIMKLSSGSQQVENGLAQLNSGAQSLHSGASSLHEGAQQLHEGHIALDRGVDELLAGQQQLVNGADALANGQEQLVSGMKTMYDKMQEAAQGASQLAHGSGTLSSGLQTLAQGADQLQDGTRQLRDGSQQVAAGTKELTNGTKHLQDGVNQLTDGSKELADKLKEGAEQASDVKANKAVYDMFAQPVNLHKEEINKVPNYGTGFTPYFLSLGLFVGALLLSIVFPLREPAEIPRSPLHWFLAKFGVLIGIGILQALLADVVLLVGLDLHVKSVPLFIVFSIVTSITFLSVIQFLVTVFGDPGRFIAIVVLILQLTTSAGTFPLELIPRSLQHFNAWLPMTYSVFGLKAVISSGDFSFMWENIGKLLLFVVAMMMGTLVYLTIQHRRQFATAVEQASEA; encoded by the coding sequence ATGCACGCATTTCAATTATGGTTAAAAGAATGGAAGGCCATTCTGTCCAACCGCAAAGTGCTGATTCCTGTCATAGCTGTATTATTCATCCCTCTTCTATACAGCGGCATGTTTCTATGGGCATTTTGGGATCCATACGATCATTTGGATGAACTTCCCGTCGCTGTAGTCAACCAAGACAAAGGGGCGGTTCTCAACGGCAAAGAGATTCATCTTGGGGAAGATCTTGTCGAAAAGTTAAAAGAGAACAAGCAGTTTGACTGGCATTTTGTAACCGAACATGAAGGGGAAAAAGGGTTAAAAGAACAAAAGTATTATATGCTCATTCAAATCCCTGACGATTTTTCCCGGAATGCGACAACGCTGCAAGACGATCATCCGAAAAAACTGCAGCTCATTTACAAACCGAATGAGGGATTTAACTTTCTATCGGCACAAATCGGCGAAACTGCAGTTGAAAAAATAAAAAACGAAGTAGCGAACGCCATAACAGAAACATATGCCGAAAGCATGTTTGATACGATTCAAACTGTCGCTGACGGATTGACAAACGCGAGCGACGGAGCCGCACAACTGCATGACGGACTCAGCCAAGCACAAGACGGAACAAACCGACTGTATGATGGCATGAAAAAAGCACAAGACGGAACTGAAACGTTATATCACCATTTAGCGACACTCGCGGAAAAATCCGTGAGCTTTACTGACGGACTGCACCAAGCTGCCAGTGGCTCATTGCAAGTTCAAACCGGGTCCGAAGCGCTTTACAACGGGATGAAACAGATGACCGCTGGGCAAGAGAAACTCCTCTCCGGAGCAAAGCAGGCTCAGCAAGGAGCAGCGAATCTTGCTTCAGGGACAAGACGCGTATATGAGGGAATGCAAGCGCTCGACGCCCGCACTCCGCAGCTTTTGCAAGGATCTGAACAATTGAGCGATGGAGCAGCAAAGCTCACAGCTTCATTGGCTCAGTGGCAGGAAGGAGCCGAACAAGTTCACACAGGTGCGGCCCAAATCACAAGCGGTCTTAAGCAGTTGGGCGCGCAGCTGGACGTGCTCATCAAGACAACTCCTCAAGCGCAACAGAGAGCCGTATATGAGCAATTAAAAGAACAAATCATGAAACTATCATCGGGAAGCCAGCAAGTCGAAAACGGCCTTGCGCAGTTAAATAGCGGCGCCCAATCGTTGCACTCTGGAGCCTCTTCTTTGCACGAAGGAGCCCAACAGCTGCATGAAGGGCACATCGCTCTCGATCGCGGAGTCGATGAACTGCTTGCCGGTCAACAACAACTTGTCAATGGCGCAGACGCACTGGCGAATGGCCAAGAACAACTCGTCAGCGGCATGAAAACAATGTATGACAAAATGCAAGAAGCTGCACAAGGAGCAAGCCAGCTTGCCCATGGCAGTGGAACACTTTCTTCAGGCCTGCAAACATTGGCTCAAGGAGCGGATCAGCTTCAAGATGGTACGCGCCAGTTGAGGGACGGTTCACAACAAGTAGCGGCTGGAACGAAGGAATTAACGAACGGGACAAAACATTTGCAAGATGGTGTCAACCAACTGACAGACGGCTCGAAAGAATTGGCGGATAAATTGAAAGAAGGAGCCGAACAAGCAAGCGATGTCAAAGCCAATAAGGCTGTCTACGACATGTTTGCCCAACCAGTGAATCTCCACAAGGAAGAAATCAATAAAGTGCCGAACTACGGAACAGGGTTTACGCCGTACTTCTTATCACTTGGATTGTTTGTCGGAGCGCTGTTGCTTTCCATCGTCTTTCCGCTTCGCGAACCAGCGGAGATTCCGCGTTCACCATTGCATTGGTTTTTGGCTAAATTCGGCGTCTTGATCGGCATCGGGATTTTGCAAGCACTGCTGGCGGATGTCGTGTTGCTGGTTGGACTCGATTTACACGTAAAAAGCGTCCCGCTCTTTATCGTGTTTAGCATTGTCACTAGCATCACATTTTTATCTGTCATTCAATTTCTTGTTACCGTGTTCGGCGATCCAGGAAGATTTATCGCGATTGTCGTGCTGATTTTGCAATTGACAACAAGCGCGGGAACATTCCCGCTCGAACTGATTCCACGCTCGTTGCAACACTTTAACGCATGGCTTCCGATGACGTATTCGGTTTTCGGATTGAAAGCGGTCATCTCAAGCGGTGATTTCTCGTTTATGTGGGAAAACATCGGCAAGCTGCTTCTATTTGTTGTTGCCATGATGATGGGAACACTCGTTTATTTGACTATCCAACATCGCCGCCAATTTGCCACGGCCGTCGAACAAGCTTCTGAAGCGTAA
- a CDS encoding PspA/IM30 family protein, with the protein MGIFRRMKTIVLAEVNEQIDRWEDPVAMTKQYLRELEKQLERGRQALAQQWVAERRYETLIAQAEATIEKRSRQAKLALERNEEAVAKLALRDKLLYEKKLEAYKQQYDAIKAKTAEVANRLNQLRERYDELAAKQLELATRVNAAQALKQIDSALASFSADEALRGFARMEERVIALEAEASAARFGTNAALSPVPFEEEVERELAKWKEAQANNA; encoded by the coding sequence ATGGGTATTTTTCGCCGAATGAAGACGATCGTTCTCGCTGAAGTGAACGAACAAATCGACCGCTGGGAAGACCCCGTCGCCATGACGAAACAATATTTGCGTGAACTTGAAAAGCAGCTCGAACGAGGGCGCCAGGCGCTCGCCCAGCAATGGGTCGCCGAGCGGCGCTATGAGACGCTCATCGCCCAAGCGGAGGCGACGATTGAAAAACGGAGCCGCCAAGCGAAACTGGCGCTCGAGCGCAACGAAGAAGCCGTCGCCAAACTCGCCTTGCGCGACAAGCTGTTGTATGAGAAAAAGCTGGAGGCGTACAAACAACAATACGACGCCATCAAAGCGAAAACGGCGGAAGTCGCCAACCGTCTAAACCAACTGCGCGAGCGGTACGACGAGCTCGCAGCTAAGCAGCTGGAGCTCGCTACCCGCGTTAACGCCGCGCAAGCGTTGAAGCAAATCGACTCGGCGCTCGCCTCCTTTTCCGCCGACGAGGCGCTGCGCGGATTCGCCCGCATGGAAGAGCGCGTCATCGCCTTAGAAGCCGAAGCGTCCGCCGCCCGGTTCGGGACGAATGCTGCGTTGTCCCCCGTGCCGTTTGAGGAAGAAGTGGAACGTGAATTAGCGAAATGGAAGGAAGCCCAAGCCAATAACGCCTAA